In the Scatophagus argus isolate fScaArg1 chromosome 11, fScaArg1.pri, whole genome shotgun sequence genome, ACCTTAAGGGCAACGAAACAAACTTTGCGGAGATAACTTGAACAGTGTTTTGGCGTTAGCTTATGCTAGCGGCCGATCAGCgcatgtttattattttctgccttCATAATGTTCTATTGTTTTTTGACGTGGTAGGGTGTTACACCAGAAAGCCGAGAGACGGGAGCAGTGCAACAGATTTGTGCTGTTTGAATGCCTGGATGAGAAACATTTCGGAGTGCAAAAGCCTGCGATACTAAACATCCGTTAATATTTGCGCCATGAATCCATCCAATCCGTTTGGCAGCCCACAGGGTGGAGCTTTCCAAGCCCCGAGCAATACTTTAAAGGCTGGTTTGTTCCAGTCATTTGGGCAGCAAAGTTCAAACAATCAGTCCCAAACTATGGGTTTTTACCAACCCTCAGCGTTCGCACAGCCCTCACCTCATGGAAGTACCATCTTCGGACAGACCCCAGCCTTTGGACAGACCTCTACACAGCCGCCCTCGCTGCCTACCGTAAGTCAAACTCCTGCTTTTGGACAGCCGTCATTAGGAATGAGTAGCTCGGGCTTTGGCAGTAGCACCACACCAGCTTTTGGCCAGATCAGTGGACCGAACCAGAGTTCAGTCTTTGGGCAGATACCTGCATTTGGGCAGCCTTCTGCATTTGGACAGGCACCAGGATTTGGCAAACAGCCACCAGGGTTTGGGCAACAACCGCCTGGGTTTGGAAACCCCCAGATGACTTCTGGCTCGACCACTTCCTTAGGACAACCTCAGCCACTGGCTTTTGGACAGTCTGTGTTTGGACAGCCCTCATCTACCAGTGTCACCACCAGTGTATTTGGCACAGCTCAGAGTGTGACCCAAAACAGAAGCTTTGGACCATCCGAGTTTAGTTTCAAGCCAGCCAACGAGGCGCTTTTCAAACCTATCTTCAGTTCCAGCCCTGAGCCCACTAACCCTCAAACTACTTCAGTGTCCAGCTCACCTTTTGGCAGCAGTGGGTCCCAGACGAGTACCAGTATGATAAGTAGCAGCAGTGCCACCACCACTGGCTTTTCCCTACTGACAGGGGCTAATTCTGGGCCACTGGGCTTCAGCTTTTCACAACCAGCTGCAgccccctctgtctctgctcaaAACAACCCACTAACAACTGACAACAGCAGGGGTCCCTCCAACACTCTGCAGTTCACCTTTTCCCAGCCAGCTGCCCCATCCAGCTCCAGCACTCAGGCTCCCACTTCCCAGCCCACTACCCCATCAActttcagcttctcagccaaAGCCACCCAGCCCCAGGCAACACCCCTGTTTGGAGGAACCAGTTTTGGTCAGCCTTCTGCCTTTGCAGACACCAAAGCTAAAACAGAACCTAGTACAGATGAGAAAGGGAGCAACCCTGAAGCTCTAGGGGATACAAATATATTTGCGCGATTGAGCAAAGGCACCAAGCGCAAAGAAGATCCGGCTGTCAGCAGTACTGGTCCAGAGAAGCCTGCCACAGAGGAAGACGTTCCAGCAGAAGCAGATTCACCAAGACAACCCTCAAAGAGACCCCTAATGAGGCCCCGTGGCCCACCGGGAGGTTTATTTGGTCGGGCACTGAGTGATCTTCGTAGGGATGGCCCTAATCCAGTGAGGCGAGATGCCccacaggacacacagcagcaagTATCAACCACAGAGGAAACAGTGAGGGAAGTCCAGGCTCAGAGCGATGACCTACCTGCTACACCACCCACAGTGCAAGCAGGGTCCAAGGACGTGCTGGAAAAAGTTGAAGATTCGGGTGAGACATCCAGATCATACATACTATGTATTATATGCATTTTGCACCAACATGGGTGTATTAAAGCACAACTTTGatgataaaaatgacatttatatgACTGTGGCCTAAATGATTTTTCAGATTAGCTGACTAGTTTGTAATATGATAATTGGTAGGAATTAATCCatatttgtgatatttctgGCAGCACGGAACATGCACATTTAGTTCCCCTCGCCTCTTTTATGAAAATCACAAcaatttttggttttgatgaaGTACAAAAACTTCATCTTGCTGAATTTCATGTGGATATCTTAAATGACTTAAAATGTTggttttcatcattaaaatatACTCGCCTGCTCATCATCCCTCTCTAGACTCAGCAAAAGCCCCAGACCCGAAGCTGGAAACCACAACCCCTGTGAAACGCAGCGTGCGCAGGGAGAGCTCGGAGAGCCTGGGAAACATGTCTCCCACCGACTGCACCGCCATCCAGTGCAGGAATGTGCCTGTAGCCCTCAACAAGAAGGACGTAATCGAAAAGCACTTTGGTCGTTTTGGCAAAGTTCGCAAGGTCTTCTGTCGACCTGCCAAGAACCTGGCCATCGTTCACTTTGATGACCACGTGAGTTAACTTTATGCTACTTATCCATATTAAAGCAAGTTCATCATACTTTGGCCAATTTGAGTTTTTTGGCTTtgccaaaactgaaacttgagCCTGTGACCTCACTTCCCTGCCCAACTAAGCTCATTTTAACTCCAGAGTTGGTGTGTAGTTTTCAGTGAAATCACAAAATGATTTCTCACAAACTGTTATCTCTTTCAGGCATCAGCAGCTAAAGCAAAGAAGAAAGGCAGAGTCCTGCATCGACAAGAACTCCTTCTCTtgtggcagaagaagaagcagagtaaatatttaatatttgtagGAAAACTCAAATAACAGAAAAGCAAATGGTAGTACTCAACAGCTAATTATCTGCTGTATTGATATCACTTTGCTTGTTTgcagacaaacaagcaaaaatgatTTCGAATCAGAACTTGCAAgcagcagtttattttctatTGCCTTTAATTCCTTTCAATGAGTTGTTGCATAGATTCTgggttatttttattatttttctggaTTAGGTCCAGGTGACAAAGAGAGCAGACCTGCAGcaagagcagaggagacagagggggaaACTCAGGAGGACACAGcgtcttcctcccctctcagAAGACCGACACTCAGAGGCCCTGCAGTCAGCAGCGTGATGTCCTTAACCAGCAGGTAACGCCTGCACCTTTGTGAAAAGTGTTTTCCATCATAACAGCACTTCAGAGTTAGATTTATGTCAGATTTTTTAGATGGCAATGGAAAAGTTGCTCTAGTGCTGTGACTGTCTCACTTGTGTCTTTTCATGGGTCAGGTCTCCTGTGAAGAGGCCATCGTTGGCCAAGTGTCTGCAGTTTGACACTGAACCCCAgaaagacagcagcacagagcccCCGAGCTCAGAGCGCCCGAtaccctcctccctcctccaacTCATTGGCCAAGTGGCTGAGACATCTGAGGACAAGTACCGCCTCCTGGAGCAGAAAGACAAGATCCTGCGTCAAGGTCAAGCCACCTCCCACACCAGTCTATTAATAAGGTCTAAAAACATGGGAGACACTCTAACTCTGAGCTTAAAAAATCCGCACAGGTCGGCCTAAGAGGACAGACCTGAACCTGTCTCAGGTGTTTGTGGGTACTTGTCCTGACATGTgtccagagaaagagaggtacATGAGGGAAACACGGAAGCAGCTGAGCTTATTCGAGGTCATCACAGATACTGAGCTGGTAAGGTCTTAAATGTCTTCTGCCTTCAGCTTGTATTCTGTACAGGTTTTTATCAGACCTCACAAACAGTACTGTGCGCGTGTTTCATCATGTCTTTGGCACCTTTTTTTGGCTTTTGCAGCGCAGAAAAGTTATGTGGGTACATCTGCATATTCGTATGTGTATGTATCCTGTCTTGATTAGGTGGATCACACAGCAGCCATTAAAGAGTACAGTCGTTCGTCAGCCGACCAGGAGGAGCCCCTGCCCCATGAGTTGCGCCCCCTTCCTGTGCTCAGCATGACCATGGACTATCTGGTGACTCAGATCATGGACCAGGGCAGCGATAACTACCGCGACTGGTATGACTTTGTCTGGAATAGAACCCGCGGCATCCGCAAGGTAAGCTGGCCTCTTCAGATCTCAGCTGTCACTGAGCAGTACAGACTGTGTGTGGGATTAGGTTTATTGTGTGCTGAAAATACTTTGTCAGTTCACAAGCATTCCCACAAGTggatagtaaaaaaaaacactttatacCGATGCAGGCAAGACTGAAGACTGAATGGTTTCCTCTctcattttatgtgtttatctCCAAATTCTAACTTCAGACACATCAGTTTTAGGGAAACTTGTAGCTATCTGAGTGAAGCTCATAAAACCCTTAAGTTCAAATACCAATATTTGCTACGAGCtcttcttcacacacagctgactgaaCTGTAGATGCTGGCCATCAGTTGTTTCAACAAACTGTCTGGGTGAAGTCATGTCACGTGTTTTGTAGACTGATTTCGAAGCCCGgcctttcctctctcacaccAACAGGACATCACCCAGCAGCGCCTGTGCTGCCCACACACGGTGTCTCTGATTGAGAAGTGCACGCGCTTTCATATTCACTGCGCTCACCACCTCTGCGAGGAGCACATCTCATCTTTCGATGCCAAGATCAACAACGAGAACATGACAAAGTGCCTCCAGAGTCTCAAAGAAATGTACCAGGACTTGGCCATGCGTCAAACCTACTGCCCCCAGGAGGCAGAGTTTCGCCAGTACAGCGTGCTGCTGAAACTCAACGACGGTGACATCCTTCGGTCAGTCTGTCAAATCGCACATACAAAAATGGTTGattaaaaatgctgaaatgtcatTGATGGATGTGTAAAActcctgctcttttttttcccaagaaAATGACTTTATACATCTCCTGCTGTGACTGAGTTGTAATGAAATACTTCCTCACACTTCATGTCCGCAGTGAGGTGCAGCAGTTCCGCGATGAAGTCCGCAATTCCCCTGAGGTTAAGTTTGCCGTGCAAGCGTTCGCAGCAGTCAACAGCAACAACTTTGTGCGTTTCTTCAAGCTGGTGAAAGGAGGCTCCTATCTCGCCAGCTGCCTAATGCACAGATACTTCAATCAGGTTAGAAACTGTTTCCATCATGGACAGACGAGATCAATCTCAAAGACATCCAAAATCAGAAGAATCCTAGAGATcatatttaatgtcctcttatttctctttccaaacttcacataacctcaTTTACAATGGTATGATTTGATGTATTTTTCCCTCGCATCCCCTTCGATTTGGGTTTCGATCTTCAGGTCAGAGCTAAGGCCTTGAAGACCCTGAACTTGGCCCACACTGTGGGTCCACGATCGACTGTGTTTCCACTTGAGGACATAGTTCGGATGttgatgttctgcagcagcGCAGAGGCCACTGACTTCATCCAGCAGTACGGCCTCAATGTCAATGATGAGTGAGTGTCTGTTAGTGGTCTGATAGACATTTGGCTTAATTTGATAATAAAAAGTTGTGAACTCCTGATGATAGCCCCGCCgtcacacataaaaacaattgTGTATGTCAGAGTTTAGTAACTATGAGCAAAAATGTAATTATCTTCATAGAATGCTGCATCATGTTGCTGTTCtgtacatttcagtgaaatgttgttttttaatatcAGACAAACAAGATCCAAAATGAAATTACTTTAAACCCTGAGAAAGAAGCATCATGACTTCAGAGTATGTTGTGCAAATATCCAATTAAAGTTTCATAACACATTGCTCACAGTGTGGTGGAGCTGAGTCGGATAACCTATCAGGAGCCAGACCTGCCGCTGTCCCAGAAGAAGTCAGAGGTCATCCTCGCAAAGAAAACTGTGCTGACCGGTGAGGTGGTGAACGGCGGCCCCCTCCCCAACCCCCCTCAGCACACTCCTGTCTGCAGCTTTGACTCCCAGAACAAGTACCTTGGAGAAGGTCTGCTGGCTGAGCCCGGTCCAAGCCGGATTAAAGGTACAGACTCGATTTCACTGAGCCCAAGCCTTGAATCTGCCTCACGTGAAGTCGTATGTAACCTCATCACGTCTGTGAGAATGTAGAGAATCAGCCTCATTAACCCCTTTCTGCAAATAGGAATTCAGCAAAATTTGGAGACGTTTTGTAGACATAGCCTTCAGCATTCATTATCTCATGCTATACATGTAGCACATGGCTAAATGGGGGCTTAAATTAAAGAAGACACATGGGCCAAGACATGTATTGATGTCtagctgtttattttactcattaaGTGTCCATTTCAGAAGATCATACAtagcataaaatgtcaaaaaagtaaaaatcgcctaacttttttttagttttcagtgagTTCAAGGCTGATAAGAAaagatca is a window encoding:
- the LOC124066615 gene encoding germinal-center associated nuclear protein, whose product is MNPSNPFGSPQGGAFQAPSNTLKAGLFQSFGQQSSNNQSQTMGFYQPSAFAQPSPHGSTIFGQTPAFGQTSTQPPSLPTVSQTPAFGQPSLGMSSSGFGSSTTPAFGQISGPNQSSVFGQIPAFGQPSAFGQAPGFGKQPPGFGQQPPGFGNPQMTSGSTTSLGQPQPLAFGQSVFGQPSSTSVTTSVFGTAQSVTQNRSFGPSEFSFKPANEALFKPIFSSSPEPTNPQTTSVSSSPFGSSGSQTSTSMISSSSATTTGFSLLTGANSGPLGFSFSQPAAAPSVSAQNNPLTTDNSRGPSNTLQFTFSQPAAPSSSSTQAPTSQPTTPSTFSFSAKATQPQATPLFGGTSFGQPSAFADTKAKTEPSTDEKGSNPEALGDTNIFARLSKGTKRKEDPAVSSTGPEKPATEEDVPAEADSPRQPSKRPLMRPRGPPGGLFGRALSDLRRDGPNPVRRDAPQDTQQQVSTTEETVREVQAQSDDLPATPPTVQAGSKDVLEKVEDSDSAKAPDPKLETTTPVKRSVRRESSESLGNMSPTDCTAIQCRNVPVALNKKDVIEKHFGRFGKVRKVFCRPAKNLAIVHFDDHASAAKAKKKGRVLHRQELLLLWQKKKQSPGDKESRPAARAEETEGETQEDTASSSPLRRPTLRGPAVSSVMSLTSRSPVKRPSLAKCLQFDTEPQKDSSTEPPSSERPIPSSLLQLIGQVAETSEDKYRLLEQKDKILRQGRPKRTDLNLSQVFVGTCPDMCPEKERYMRETRKQLSLFEVITDTELVDHTAAIKEYSRSSADQEEPLPHELRPLPVLSMTMDYLVTQIMDQGSDNYRDWYDFVWNRTRGIRKDITQQRLCCPHTVSLIEKCTRFHIHCAHHLCEEHISSFDAKINNENMTKCLQSLKEMYQDLAMRQTYCPQEAEFRQYSVLLKLNDGDILREVQQFRDEVRNSPEVKFAVQAFAAVNSNNFVRFFKLVKGGSYLASCLMHRYFNQVRAKALKTLNLAHTVGPRSTVFPLEDIVRMLMFCSSAEATDFIQQYGLNVNDDVVELSRITYQEPDLPLSQKKSEVILAKKTVLTGEVVNGGPLPNPPQHTPVCSFDSQNKYLGEGLLAEPGPSRIKASAPKVEFKAAPAVKVPDVPSVFRLPPAVTDSSARPADAPQLFQPIPEPQPVKPPSPPPKPQPVYSNEDVSAVLDSVIEEVVDATAREVAEAASSYATAALAESSMQAESLVSEVLGQMLQEMSSAEIKLEQQRVAEEKRKLEEARRRQEHEAFLAQFSFSLCTELIHEVLDETIKEAATSEMQRAVNEKADRVAKCTEQVCASLVEETLNADITLLVEDILEAELQRIHKYINRWRDVVAVRRQLKRQMRSFPAAPCCVDPRFKLKALAPSAPAQPSMSDLARGLVNLGNAGTLALSSTRLLKMRQEVIHQMRVHHYYQQLLDETVWAPLDLPSLVTENIANPPDRIFWKAVVLLPSDHESVTSLADRILSDWLEAKLGGDKGSGSSEEQLDGTLQTLRVTSTLQEKEQHIHKVHISIKASRGPLTEDGLSKMEECCELHGAGALITLLPAMLMGLEEQDVPLLSALLQLKQLQQASTWHCPLPLVILVPGPVGGDTQKLEEALMLHTLVKEGLISEYMFLFIPETTSDLQGSKQLRQALHWLLARAPPPFPLSCQTLVQLIEASLSREFSPRVYAHRQERAAACLPSEDPAPVIRLYNAVLAHIADKVASQELSRLSWPPGEFCQPDTRDFVPHMGWNSVAHLAWLRKVILSLQLPQWEQLSATDSWSELCSSIFGYATQIPVSRRTQPLLMSRLENLLERVRLKLHRTVCPAFSQIPWDDILMICIDHKLKDWQIPGPPVCEDAVTEDGEILVYFSTESLKGFQPPEEWTEAIRQTHREKQEEKEGASAAACATPTSQTLRQRLFHSLVEPVGAPAAPLDITHTPTAQELLAHKVLQSLQEEKAESKRSMDQLQRWLDGDPVDHLSTPLFIPSSTLLSMPTTITQTPTAKARGPALIQKSEPDDPSDRADRPKATPMSVAWRLKELEREILASQEEELACRLKLSGLLSIVDD